The genomic interval GATCGCGCCCTGAAAAAGCTCCCTCTGGCAAAACGCTTCGCCTGGAACCTAGCTGTTGTGGCAACCAAGTAATTCTGCTCTTCCGCATCTGACCATTAAGGCTCAATCAACAGTCAAGGAAATTCTGATACCTGACACCTAAGCGATCTCCCCATCCATCCCCCCTCTGCTAAAATCCGATAATCAGCATCGGACACCAGCATGAGCAACGGCGACTTGGAAAACCGCATGACTGAAATGGAGCGACGGCAACAGCGACAAGACCAGGTGGTTGCTGAAGTCCATGAGATTTTGCTGCGAGTGGCACGCCAGCAGGAAGCAAACGCTGGTCAGATCGCCAGGAATTCAGAGGATATTGCAGCGCTGCGGGCACTAATTGAGCTGCAAACGGGGAATGGGCATGGGAATTGAACTATTTGTTCACTCAACCAAAGAGCCTGCGATGCCAGAACCGTCTAGTAATCAGGGAGATGTAATCTCTGTAATTGAAATTACTTGAATACCAGTCACTCGATGAATCGGCTTTGTGAGCTTCTCTGTGGTCAAAAGTTCATCTGCTCCAATGATTAACGCAGCCGCCACATGCAACGCATCCACTGCTGCCAAACCATAAGTACTTGCCTGCTGAAAGGCTGTTTCCACTAATAAATCCAGTGGCTCAGCCCAATAGCTTACCTGATTAAAGAAGGTTTCGTAAAAGTCTACTTCAAATTGCCGTTTACCATGAATTGCTTTGGGTAAAACCTCTAGCTTGACAAATTCACTGGATATAAACGCTCGATCTGGATCATCTAAAACCTGAATTGCGCGAAGGGCTATTTCATCCGATCCTCTGAATGCTGTAATCAGAACACCAGAATCGATATAGGTCTTTCTAAGACTCACGATATCCGCCCCGTCGCTCTAAAACTTCCTGCTCAATTTCGCTCATTGTTAGTAGAGATTCGCCAGCAGAAATTGCCTTTTGGCGAATTCCCCATAAACTTGCTCCAAGAGAAGTTTTAGGAGTAAACTGCTGAACTGAAAGCAGATAGTGCCAGGGGGATTTTTTAACTGCTTCACGCCGACTACCCCGCACCTCAGCCCACCACTTGACAAGACTGACTGAAATTCCAACACCAGTCAAAACAGCAGCTAGTGGAGGGACTGCCAATCCTGCGGTCGCAGCGATCGCGGTAGGAGCACTGACACTCAGCAATGAACCAACAAATTTTACATTTAATTCATCTAATGCTCTTTGATGATCCCTCAAAGCAGATTCAATATCTCTCCTTTTTTCATTCAAGCTATCTTCTAAAGCGATGGGATCGGAGGTTTCATTTGCAGCTTTCGTTATAGATTCAATTACCTGACGAAACTGTTTCCGCTCGTCTCGATGATGTTCGCTAAAGCGAAGAATTCTAGAAATTGGAACATTTTCAAGAGATTGAGGATCAGGAAAGTTAACACTTAATTTGAGTAGGATGCTATGTGGTTCTTGAAAGCGACCTTCAGGAATTTGTCCAAACGAAAGATATTCGCCTAAACTCTGATATTCAGGTGTATCGGTTACTGGAGGTGCTTTAATTTCACTGCTCATAACAGCAGCCAGACAAATCATATATGAACCAGCTACATTAGAATCAACTCTTAACCAATCACCATCTTTACGCGCTAAACCAAGATCCTCCAATTTCCAACGAAGGCTATTCGTCATTTTTTCTAAATGCAAAAGTCTTGTTGAAACTCGATTTTTAGAAAATGTTTGTGATACTTGTTTTAATAATAAGGTCGCTTCAGACGTTTTCTGCTCTAAAAGAGGTAGAAAATCTTCTACAAATTTTTCTTCCGCAGCCTCGCAATAGTCTTCTGGAGATGTTGCCTCCAATAAGCCTCTATTAACTACTTCGCGTTCAATCGGAGAGTCATCTGGATCAACGTATTTTGGGACAATTCTGCGAATACC from Kovacikia minuta CCNUW1 carries:
- a CDS encoding type II toxin-antitoxin system VapC family toxin; protein product: MSLRKTYIDSGVLITAFRGSDEIALRAIQVLDDPDRAFISSEFVKLEVLPKAIHGKRQFEVDFYETFFNQVSYWAEPLDLLVETAFQQASTYGLAAVDALHVAAALIIGADELLTTEKLTKPIHRVTGIQVISITEITSP
- a CDS encoding DUF6236 family protein; its protein translation is MNTVQASSFGKALYYPYIQIHDENWLKLALLYFDGIRRIVPKYVDPDDSPIEREVVNRGLLEATSPEDYCEAAEEKFVEDFLPLLEQKTSEATLLLKQVSQTFSKNRVSTRLLHLEKMTNSLRWKLEDLGLARKDGDWLRVDSNVAGSYMICLAAVMSSEIKAPPVTDTPEYQSLGEYLSFGQIPEGRFQEPHSILLKLSVNFPDPQSLENVPISRILRFSEHHRDERKQFRQVIESITKAANETSDPIALEDSLNEKRRDIESALRDHQRALDELNVKFVGSLLSVSAPTAIAATAGLAVPPLAAVLTGVGISVSLVKWWAEVRGSRREAVKKSPWHYLLSVQQFTPKTSLGASLWGIRQKAISAGESLLTMSEIEQEVLERRGGYRES